The nucleotide sequence AAAGGCTTCTGCCAAGCAGGATCGTCATCCGCCTACAGCCCCGGCGGCCTGCGGTACCACCCGGCAGGGGCCAGCAGCAGTGCGCGATTGGCGATAAGCACGACGATCGCCCGCCTGTCGCGGAGCTGTTTCAGGCCGAGATGCGGACCGGAAGATGCACGGCGCCTGCCCATTCCCCAGACGCTATGCCACCAGCCCCAGCGGGTTTTCGATCAGTTCCTTGAGCGTCTTCATCAGCCGCGCCCCGTCGGCACCATCGATGGCACGGTGGTCGAAGCTGCCGGTGATGCTCATCACGGTGGCGACGCTCAGCTCGTCGCCCGTGACCCACGGCCTCTTCTCGCCCGCGCCGACCGCGAGGATCATCGCCTGGGGCGGGTTGATGACGGCGTCGAACTGCTTGATCCCGAACATGCCCATGTTGCTCAAGGACGCGGTGCCGCCCTGATATTCGTGCGGCTGCAACTTGCCTTCCTTGGCCCGGCCGGCGAGTTCGGTGATCTCCTGGCTGATCTTCGATACCGATTTGGACGCGGCGTCGGTGACGATCGGGGTGATGAGGCCGCCAGGAATGCTCACCGCCACCGAGACGTCGGCGCGCTTGTACATGATCAGCTGGTCAGGGGTGAAGCTGACGTTGCACTCGGGCACCGCCTCGAGTGCGACGCCCAGCGCCTTGATCAGCAGATCGTTGACGCTGAGCTTGATCTTGCGGCCCGCCAGCCCCGCATTCAGCTCGCCGCGAAGCTTCAGCAGCGCGTCGAGGCGGACGTCGACCGTCAGGTAGATGTGCGGAATGTCGCGCTTCGCTTCGCTGAGGCGGCGCGCGATCGTCTTGCGCATGTTCGACAGCTTGACCGCTTCATGCGGGATGTCGGTGCTGAACGGCTGGGCGGGAGCGGCAGCCGGGGCTGGCGCTGCAGCAGCAGCGCTGGGCGCGGCCGCCGCCTGGGGCTGCGCCGCCGCACCGCCAGCCGCCTGGCCGAGGTCGGCGCGGACGATGCGCCCACCGGGGCCGCTGCCCGTGAGGGTAGAAAGATCGATCCCCTGTGCCTGGGCCAGCTTGCGCGCGAGCGGGCTCGCCTTGACGCGCTCGCCCTCGCCCTTGGGCGCCGGCGCGGCGGCAGGCTGCGCCGGCGCGGCGGGCGTTTCGACCGGGGCGGGAGTGGGCGCGGCCGGCGCCGGCGCGGCTTCGGCCTTGGGCGCGGGAGCCGGGGCGGCCTTGGGCGCAGCAGCAGGCGCGGCCTCCTCCCCTTCCCCGCCGATCAGCGCGATCGGCGTTCCGACCTTCACGCCGTCGGTGCCCTCGGCGACCAGAATCTTGGAGATGACGCCTTCGTCGACGGCCTCGAACTCCATCGTCGCCTTGTCGGTCTCGATCTCGGCGAGGATGTCGCCGCTTGCGACCGTGTCGCCCTCCTTCACCAGCCATTTGGCCAGCGTCCCCTCCTCCATCGTCGGGGACAGAGCGGGCATTTTCAGTTCGATCGCCATCATCACGCCTTCAAGTGAACCGTCGTTTCATGCCCCTGAAAGACCATGCCCCCTTGCCCGTCAAGCAGCGCTGGGCCACGCTGGCGCATATGGCGGGCAAGCGCACCTATCTGGTCGTGGTGGACGACAGCAGCGAGGCGCGGGTCGCGCTCCGCTTCGCCGCGCGGCGCGCGGCCAAGACCGGCGGCGTCTTCGAGGTGCTGGCGCTGACGGAGAGCCAGGACTTCGTCCAGTGGGGCGGGGTTCAGGCAGCAATCGAGGAAGAACAGCAGCTGCGCATCGAGGCGCGGGTAGCGGCCGCCCTCGGCGACCTGCCCGGCGCCGACCAGTTCCGTCCCGAGGCGATCCTGATCCAGGCGGGCAATCCGACCGAGGTCGTGAGCGCGCTGATCGGAAGTCGCTCCGACATCGCCGCCCTGGTGCTCGGCGCCGCCCCCTCGGGCGACCCGGGCGATCTTGTCGCCGCTTTCTCCGGCAGCGACTCGGGCAAGCTCCCCTGCCCGGTGATGATCATCCCGGGGGGATTGAGCGACGAACGGCTGGAAGCGCTGAGCTGAACCGGTCGCTCAGATTCGCGATGCCAGCAATTCGCACAGCCTGAGGCAGCCAGCCTCGTCCGCGGCGTCGAAGCGGGCCTTGTTCGGCGAGTCGAGGTCGAGGACGGCAAGCAGCTGGCCGCCCCGTACGATCGGCACCACCAGTTCGCTCTCGCTCGCCGAATCGCAGGCGATGTGGCCGGGAAAGGCGTGGACGTCGTCGACGCGCTGGACCTCGAGCGTCGCCGCCGCGGTGCCGCAGACACCGCGGCCAAAAGGAATGCGGATGCAGGCCGGTCGGCCGTGGAAGGGCCCGAGCACCAGTTCGCCGCCCACGTTGCGATAGAAGCCAGCCCAATTGAGGTCGGGCAAGGTCTCCCAGATCAGCGCCGCCGCATTGGCCATGTTGGCGATCCCGTCCGGCTCGCCCGAGGTCAGCCCGTCGAGCGCGGCGAGGAGGTCGGCATAGAGCGTCCGCTTGTCGGCCGCAGTGATTCGATAGTCGTACATGGATTCATCCTTCAGCCGCCCAGCGCAGCCGGGGCATGATCCGTCACCGTAGCGGCGGAACGTCGATGGTTCGCGCGGCGGGGTAATGCTTGTCGAGATGCTTCTTGATGAGGCGCAGGTTCCGCGTGTTGGAACGGAAGAAATAGTCGGGAATGGCGCCCACGAACGGGATCATCCCGAGCAGCCAGTCGATCCCGATGTTCTTGCCCATGCGTAGCACCTGCCACTTGGACATGCCGAGGTTGCGTGCTTCGAAGGCGAGATAGGCACCGAGACCGGCGGCGACCGTCGGGCCGACGCCAGGCACGAAGTCGAGGATGACGTCGAGCCCGACCCGCTTGCTGGTGCCGGGGATCGGCAGCGCCCGCTCGAGCAGATGCTCCAGCGCTTCGATTCGCTGACGCACATGCTGCGGCTGGCAGCTCAGGGGCAGGTCGCGGACGTAGGGGCCTGGACGGACGCTCATGGCCCTAATTTCGTGCGCCCGCGTCGGTTCGCAAGCCCACCAGGCTGTGGCGGGCAAACCGGTTCTCGGCGAAGCCGTCGAAATTGCGCCCGGCAAGCGACCAGCGGATGGGCGCGGCGATGGGAATGAACAGCACCTGTTCGCGCATGATCCGCTCCGCCTCGGCGAAGAAGGCCGCTCGCTGGGGGGCAAAGCCGGTCAGGCGGGCGGCGTCGAGCAGCCGGTCCGCCTCTTCCGAGCAGATCGCCGCAAACTCGCAGCGGAAGTTGCGCAGGAACCAGGCGGGCGAGTTGGAGGGCGCCACCGCGTCGATCCAGCGGAAGTCGGCGTTGCGCGCGCCGCGGGCATCCTCGACCGCAAGCCCGAGCGGCGCCCAGTCGGTTTTGAGCCGCTGCAGGATGATGTCGCCACCGGGGCCGGCCGGGAGATCGACCCGGACTGCGGCACGGAAGGCGGGCGCGGGTGCGACTGCTGCTTCGGCCTGTTCCGCGGCGGCCGCCTCCCCTCCACTCCGCTCCGCTGGCGCCGGCGCCGGCTGTGCCGGGAACAGGCGGTCGGCGATCTGCACGAGCGCGGGGCGGCGTTCGGCGAACGGAGTCGCCGCCCAGGCGGGCTGGGCCGGCGCGCCGTATCCGTCGAGCCCCGTCTGGAGCAGGCTGGCGCGGGACTGCAGGCCGGGCACGCCTAGCGCGGCGACCAGGGCATCGCGGTCGATCGCCGCGTCGAGCAGGGCACGCGCCTCGCGATCGGCCGCAATGCCGTCGCGGCGGGCGGGGACGAGGCCGAACAGGCCTGCCACCGGATCGAAGCGCAGGCTCCCGCGCGGCAGCCGCGCGCCGAGCGCGACCGGCACGTCCGCGACCGTTCCGCCGATCACCATCTCGGTCCGCCCATCGACGAAAGCATCGACCGCATCCTTCGCCGAAGCCGCCGTCAGTCGTACGCGCTCCTCGCTGCTCTCGTCGCCGTCGAAGCCGGGAAGGGTGCGATCGAGGATCAGCGCCTCGCCCTCGCGGCGATACCGGAAGGGCCCACTGCCCCTGCCCTCGCGGACAAGGCCGAACTGCGGCTGGGCAAGCAATTGCAGGAAGTGGGGTCGCGGTGCGCTCAGCTCGATGGCGATCACGCGATCGGTCATCGCCACCACCTCGCGCACGGCGCCGATCGAATCGCGCAGGGGATCGCCGTCGCGCCGGGCGAGCTGCCGCTTGATCAGGCGGACGATGTCGCGCGCCCGCACCCGCCGGCCGTCGCTCCATTCCGCATTCTGCAGACGGAAGACGTAGCTCAGCCCGTCGTCGCTGACGGCCCAGCGCTCGGCAAGGGCAGGCGCGACGTCGCCCGCGGCATCGAATCGCACCAGGCCCTGTGCGACATTGTCGACCAGCAACAGGTCGGCGGGCGTCAGCGATGCGGTGGTCGGGTCGGCGAGGCTGGGCAGCCGGTCGGCGATGACCGTGACCACCGCTTCGCCGCTCGCCGAGTCACGGCAGGAAGCGACCGGCGCCAGCACGGCGACCAGCAGAAGCGTCGCCGCTGCCTTTCCGCCAGCCCATGTCCGAAAGCCTCGCACCGGCACACCCTAGCGATGCTCCGGCCCGACAGAAAGGGTTCAGCTTTTCTTCTCTAGCCAGTCGGTTACAGCTGTATTAGGGCCACAAGCCACCTCGAGTGACGGAAGCGGATGGCGGATCGCGATTCTCCCTGGCAGCGCGGCGGGCGCAACATCGAGGATCTGCCCGATCCCTTCGCGGCGCCGGTGTTCGGGCCGGCTCCGACGGTTCGCCGCAGGCGCTGGTGGTGGCCGAAGCGCGAGCGCCGCGAGGAGATACCCACCGACTTGGGGCATGATCCGCTCGGCACGGCTTACTTCACCGATTCGGGAGCCGGCATCGGCGTATCCGGCGACAGCGCGCCGCCGGCCGCGACTCCACGCCCGCGCCGACGCTGGCTGCGCCTGGGCCTGACCGGCTTTGCCGCGCTGCTGCTGGTTACCCTGCTTTGGCTGATCATCACCGCGCCGCTTGGCCGGGCACTGGAGCCCTTGCCCGATCCCGCCATGCTGATCGTGTCGAGCGAGGGTCGTCCGATCGCCCGCCGCGGCGCGATCAAGGAGGCTCCGGTCGACGTCACCAGGCTCAACCCGCTCACTCCGGCCGCCTTCGTCGCCATCGAGGATCGGCGCTTCTACCGCCATTGGGGCATCGATCCGCGTGCGATCGGCCGCGCCTTCGTCGCCAACATCCGGGCGGGCGGCGTGCGCCAGGGTGGATCGACCCTCACGCAGCAGCTCGCCAAGACCAGCTTCCTCAGCGCCGACCGCGATCTCAAGCGCAAGGCGCAGGAGGTGATCATCGCCTTCTGGCTGGAAGGCTGGCTGACCAAGGACGAGATTCTCTCGCGCTACCTCTCGTCCGTCTATTTCGGTGACGGCGTCTACGGGCTGCGCGCGGCGTCCAAGCATTATTTCGGCCGGGAGCCGGAAAAGCTCACCCTGGCCCAGTCGGCGATGCTCGCCGGCCTCGTCCAGGCGCCGAGCCGGCTCGCGCCGACCAAGAACCTCGCCGGCGCACAGAAGCGGGCGAAGCTGGTGCTGGCGGCCATGGCCGATACCGGGGTGATCACCGCCGGCCGTGCCGCCGCGGCCATTCCTGCCCGGCCGATCCGGCGCACGCAGAAGGTGCCGACCGGCACCTATTTCGCCGATTGGGTGGCGCCCCAGGCGGCCGACGCCTTCGAAAGCGACTTCGGCGAGGTGCGGGTGCGCACGACGCTCGACAGCGACCTCCAGCGCTTCGCCAGCCGCGCGGTCGCCAATGCGCCGCTTGCAGATGGCGTGCAGGCGGCGCTGGTGGCGATGCGACCGGACGGCCGGGTGGTGGCGATGGTCGGCGGCCGCTCCTACAAGGATTCCAGCTTCAACCGCGCCACCCAGGCCCGCCGCCAGCCGGGTTCGGCCTTCAAGCTTTTCGTCTATCTGGCGGCGCTGCGGGCCGGCTACCGGCCGGACAGCATCATCGACGACCGGCCGATCACCATCGATGGCTGGACTCCCGCCAATGTGGATGGAGTCTACCGCGGCCCGATCCCGCTGAGCACCGCCTTCGCGCGGTCGAGCAACGCCGCCACCGTCCGCCTGTCCGAAGCGGTCGGCCGCGCCAACGTCCTGCGCACCGCGCGCGAACTCGGCATTTCGACTCCGCTTCCCGACAGTCCCAGCGTCGCCCTCGGCACCGCGGGCGTCAGCCTGCTCGAACTGACCAGCGCCTATGCCGCCGTGGCGGGCGGGCGCTATCCGGTGCGCGGGACGGGCTTGCCCCCGGCCGAGACGCCAGACGCCGACGCGCGGGGCTTTGCTGCCAGCCTGTTCGGGCGCGGCGGCCAGCTCGACGAACGGCGCGACTGGCGACCGATGCTCGACCTCCTGTGGGCCGCAACCAACGAGGGCACGGGCAAGCGGGCGGCGATGGCAACGGCAACCTTCGGCAAGACCGGCACCAGCCAGGACAATCGCGATGCCCTGTTCGTCGGCTTCGCGGGTGACCTGGTCGTCGGCGTATGGGTCGGCCGCGACGACAACAAGTCGCTCGGCTCCAAGGTGTCGGGAAGCACGCTTCCGGCGCAGATCTTCCGCAATTTCATGACGTCGGCGCTCAGCGTTGACGGCCGTTCCGCTCCTGCCCTGCCGGCGGGTTATCGCGCCCCGCGCCGGACCCAGGCGCCAGCGCCGGCCGCCCCGGCACTCGATGTCGAAGGCTGGGTCGACGAACTCGCACGAGCCGCCGAAGCCCTTCTCGGCGAGGGGCGCTGAACGCCCTCAGGATGGTGAATGGGAATTTACCGGGCCGTGTAGGAACTCCTTAACCCCTCCCTCCTAGAACCAGCGGTGACCGACGGGCCCTGACGTGTCTGCCGGTGCCGGGGCCGCACCCCGGGGACAAAGTGGAACTAGGAGACCGGACATGACCAATTTCATCAAGATGCTGAACAACGAAGATGGTGCCACCGCGATCGAGTACGGCCTGATTGCCGCCCTCATCGCCGTTGCGGCGATCACTGCCCTGACCAGCATCGGCGGCAACCTCAACAAGACCTTCACCAACGTTGCCGACAACCTGAACAAGTAAGCTTCAGGACATCGGTTGCGGGCCCCGTCGCCGCCTCTTCGGAGGGCTGGCGGCGGGGCCTTCTTCTATGTGGTCGCCCGGCGCTCGCCGCGACCACCGGCGCTAACCATTTGGTTACGCCCGCCAGTCATAAGGGACGAAGGGGCGCCACCGTCGTGAATGGTCGCGTTCCGCGCTTCGAATGGTCGACTGGGGAGATGACGATGACCACCTTCAAGAAGATGATTGCCAACGAAGATGGCGCCACCGCGATCGAGT is from Sphingomonas sp. LHG3406-1 and encodes:
- a CDS encoding pyruvate dehydrogenase complex dihydrolipoamide acetyltransferase, encoding MAIELKMPALSPTMEEGTLAKWLVKEGDTVASGDILAEIETDKATMEFEAVDEGVISKILVAEGTDGVKVGTPIALIGGEGEEAAPAAAPKAAPAPAPKAEAAPAPAAPTPAPVETPAAPAQPAAAPAPKGEGERVKASPLARKLAQAQGIDLSTLTGSGPGGRIVRADLGQAAGGAAAQPQAAAAPSAAAAAPAPAAAPAQPFSTDIPHEAVKLSNMRKTIARRLSEAKRDIPHIYLTVDVRLDALLKLRGELNAGLAGRKIKLSVNDLLIKALGVALEAVPECNVSFTPDQLIMYKRADVSVAVSIPGGLITPIVTDAASKSVSKISQEITELAGRAKEGKLQPHEYQGGTASLSNMGMFGIKQFDAVINPPQAMILAVGAGEKRPWVTGDELSVATVMSITGSFDHRAIDGADGARLMKTLKELIENPLGLVA
- a CDS encoding universal stress protein; the protein is MAGKRTYLVVVDDSSEARVALRFAARRAAKTGGVFEVLALTESQDFVQWGGVQAAIEEEQQLRIEARVAAALGDLPGADQFRPEAILIQAGNPTEVVSALIGSRSDIAALVLGAAPSGDPGDLVAAFSGSDSGKLPCPVMIIPGGLSDERLEALS
- a CDS encoding GAF domain-containing protein codes for the protein MYDYRITAADKRTLYADLLAALDGLTSGEPDGIANMANAAALIWETLPDLNWAGFYRNVGGELVLGPFHGRPACIRIPFGRGVCGTAAATLEVQRVDDVHAFPGHIACDSASESELVVPIVRGGQLLAVLDLDSPNKARFDAADEAGCLRLCELLASRI
- a CDS encoding DUF4112 domain-containing protein, with product MSVRPGPYVRDLPLSCQPQHVRQRIEALEHLLERALPIPGTSKRVGLDVILDFVPGVGPTVAAGLGAYLAFEARNLGMSKWQVLRMGKNIGIDWLLGMIPFVGAIPDYFFRSNTRNLRLIKKHLDKHYPAARTIDVPPLR
- a CDS encoding ABC transporter substrate-binding protein, which codes for MRGFRTWAGGKAAATLLLVAVLAPVASCRDSASGEAVVTVIADRLPSLADPTTASLTPADLLLVDNVAQGLVRFDAAGDVAPALAERWAVSDDGLSYVFRLQNAEWSDGRRVRARDIVRLIKRQLARRDGDPLRDSIGAVREVVAMTDRVIAIELSAPRPHFLQLLAQPQFGLVREGRGSGPFRYRREGEALILDRTLPGFDGDESSEERVRLTAASAKDAVDAFVDGRTEMVIGGTVADVPVALGARLPRGSLRFDPVAGLFGLVPARRDGIAADREARALLDAAIDRDALVAALGVPGLQSRASLLQTGLDGYGAPAQPAWAATPFAERRPALVQIADRLFPAQPAPAPAERSGGEAAAAEQAEAAVAPAPAFRAAVRVDLPAGPGGDIILQRLKTDWAPLGLAVEDARGARNADFRWIDAVAPSNSPAWFLRNFRCEFAAICSEEADRLLDAARLTGFAPQRAAFFAEAERIMREQVLFIPIAAPIRWSLAGRNFDGFAENRFARHSLVGLRTDAGARN
- a CDS encoding transglycosylase domain-containing protein, whose protein sequence is MADRDSPWQRGGRNIEDLPDPFAAPVFGPAPTVRRRRWWWPKRERREEIPTDLGHDPLGTAYFTDSGAGIGVSGDSAPPAATPRPRRRWLRLGLTGFAALLLVTLLWLIITAPLGRALEPLPDPAMLIVSSEGRPIARRGAIKEAPVDVTRLNPLTPAAFVAIEDRRFYRHWGIDPRAIGRAFVANIRAGGVRQGGSTLTQQLAKTSFLSADRDLKRKAQEVIIAFWLEGWLTKDEILSRYLSSVYFGDGVYGLRAASKHYFGREPEKLTLAQSAMLAGLVQAPSRLAPTKNLAGAQKRAKLVLAAMADTGVITAGRAAAAIPARPIRRTQKVPTGTYFADWVAPQAADAFESDFGEVRVRTTLDSDLQRFASRAVANAPLADGVQAALVAMRPDGRVVAMVGGRSYKDSSFNRATQARRQPGSAFKLFVYLAALRAGYRPDSIIDDRPITIDGWTPANVDGVYRGPIPLSTAFARSSNAATVRLSEAVGRANVLRTARELGISTPLPDSPSVALGTAGVSLLELTSAYAAVAGGRYPVRGTGLPPAETPDADARGFAASLFGRGGQLDERRDWRPMLDLLWAATNEGTGKRAAMATATFGKTGTSQDNRDALFVGFAGDLVVGVWVGRDDNKSLGSKVSGSTLPAQIFRNFMTSALSVDGRSAPALPAGYRAPRRTQAPAPAAPALDVEGWVDELARAAEALLGEGR
- a CDS encoding Flp family type IVb pilin, whose amino-acid sequence is MTNFIKMLNNEDGATAIEYGLIAALIAVAAITALTSIGGNLNKTFTNVADNLNK